A single genomic interval of Synechococcales cyanobacterium CNB harbors:
- the xseA gene encoding exodeoxyribonuclease VII large subunit: protein MTLPGFDPSRMAHQPRGPAPPPSDTPVTVSALAALIARVIDDGLPARVRVVGEVGNFRRAAHWYFTLRDEQAVIGAAVWGSRARKLKFEPKDGMRVVASGRVEYYAQSGRVTLIVDSLEPVGEGPLDARKRAMIEELRALGWLDPARKRPLPTFPRRIAVVTSRSGAALQDVLDTMKRRCPAVGVLIVDARVQGADAAQQVARAVRMLSARREELGIDAVLLTRGGGSAEDLQAFNEREVAEAIVHCAVPVVAAIGHETDTTIADLVADERAATPTQAAMRMTPDGGALLRQIGALHRRLVSDTRRRLDLERHRVVSAARVQLFSDPRAVLRQRWGGVLRSAADLRAAASRVSSIASRRLHAATAALERHRPADAYARRRALLVSTGERLRRAMRDSLSAPDLSGVSTRLARAQRASFAATCARIGERERTLAAFNPFAVLRRGYTCTFDERGRLIRSAAAVRFGQRIRTRTAEGEFGSVVAAQPGDGSHAPPTLEPPPDQLDLFAEGG, encoded by the coding sequence ATGACGCTCCCCGGCTTTGATCCATCGAGGATGGCACACCAGCCGCGCGGCCCCGCTCCGCCGCCGTCCGACACTCCGGTCACGGTGAGCGCGCTCGCCGCGCTCATTGCGCGTGTCATCGACGACGGGCTGCCTGCCCGCGTGCGGGTCGTGGGTGAAGTGGGCAACTTCCGGCGCGCCGCGCACTGGTACTTCACCCTCCGCGACGAGCAGGCCGTCATCGGCGCCGCCGTGTGGGGGAGCAGGGCAAGGAAGTTGAAGTTCGAGCCGAAGGACGGCATGCGCGTCGTCGCCTCCGGCCGCGTCGAGTACTACGCCCAGAGCGGCCGCGTCACGCTCATCGTGGACAGCCTCGAACCCGTTGGCGAAGGGCCGCTCGACGCCCGGAAACGCGCGATGATCGAGGAACTCCGCGCCCTCGGCTGGCTGGACCCCGCCCGCAAGCGCCCCCTCCCGACCTTCCCGCGACGGATCGCCGTGGTCACCAGCAGGAGCGGCGCGGCACTGCAGGACGTTCTCGACACGATGAAGCGCCGCTGCCCTGCCGTCGGCGTGCTGATCGTCGACGCTCGCGTGCAGGGCGCGGACGCTGCACAGCAGGTCGCCCGGGCCGTGCGGATGCTTTCCGCCAGGCGCGAAGAACTCGGCATCGACGCGGTGCTGCTTACCCGCGGCGGAGGGTCGGCGGAGGACTTGCAGGCTTTCAACGAGCGCGAGGTGGCGGAGGCGATCGTGCATTGTGCTGTGCCCGTCGTCGCCGCCATCGGGCACGAGACGGATACGACGATCGCGGACTTGGTCGCCGACGAGCGGGCCGCGACGCCGACGCAGGCCGCGATGCGCATGACGCCCGACGGCGGGGCGTTGCTCCGCCAGATCGGCGCATTGCACAGGCGGCTGGTTTCTGACACGCGCCGGCGGCTGGACCTCGAACGTCACCGCGTGGTGTCCGCGGCGCGCGTGCAGCTCTTCAGCGACCCACGGGCCGTCCTTCGGCAGCGGTGGGGGGGCGTGCTCCGGAGCGCGGCGGACCTCCGTGCAGCCGCCTCCCGCGTCTCGTCGATCGCCTCACGCCGCCTGCACGCCGCTACCGCCGCGCTTGAACGTCATCGGCCCGCTGATGCATACGCGCGCCGCCGTGCGTTGCTCGTATCCACGGGAGAGCGCCTCAGGCGTGCCATGCGTGATTCCCTTTCCGCCCCCGACCTCTCGGGCGTCTCAACTCGTCTGGCAAGGGCGCAGCGGGCTTCGTTCGCGGCTACGTGCGCCCGCATCGGCGAGCGCGAGCGCACCCTCGCGGCCTTCAATCCCTTCGCCGTCCTCCGCCGCGGCTACACCTGCACCTTCGACGAGCGCGGCCGCCTGATTCGATCCGCTGCCGCAGTCCGTTTCGGTCAGCGTATCCGCACACGCACGGCAGAAGGCGAGTTCGGCTCGGTCGTCGCGGCTCAACCCGGCGATGGAAGCCACGCCCCGCCGACTCTTGAGCCGCCCCCCGATCAGTTGGACCTCTTCGCCGAGGGCGGGTAA
- the xseB gene encoding exodeoxyribonuclease VII small subunit, protein MEATPRRLLSRPPISWTSSPRAGKVQPVAQRPPTHDRAPETADGPAFEQALAEVESIIQRIEEGQLGLEEQIAQYERGVRLLRRCRDVLTKAEQRVQEIDAELGRLDDAKRGDAGS, encoded by the coding sequence ATGGAAGCCACGCCCCGCCGACTCTTGAGCCGCCCCCCGATCAGTTGGACCTCTTCGCCGAGGGCGGGTAAGGTGCAGCCCGTGGCCCAGAGACCGCCAACGCACGACCGCGCTCCCGAAACTGCCGACGGCCCCGCCTTCGAGCAGGCCCTCGCGGAGGTCGAGTCCATCATCCAGCGCATCGAGGAGGGGCAACTCGGTCTCGAAGAGCAGATCGCCCAGTACGAGCGTGGCGTGAGACTGCTCCGGCGTTGCCGCGACGTGCTCACGAAGGCGGAGCAGCGCGTCCAGGAGATCGACGCCGAACTGGGCCGACTGGACGACGCGAAGCGCGGCGATGCAGGCTCCTGA
- the phrB gene encoding deoxyribodipyrimidine photo-lyase produces the protein MRPLVWFRSDLRTHDNPAFSAATHAADRGVVAVFLIAARQWRKHDCSPARVDFVLRSLVELSAALRRLNVPLRVLEAPMFADASRALLAIAREHSCDALYFNRELEINEFRRDQAVVVAFERAGLRVFTHDDATVLPPGSVRTGEGRFHRVYTPFRKAFAAEFARREGVELAPSPRRQEAMPCPPDGVPASLPDFNGATRSDLWPAGERAARRRLGVFIDSRIAEYHAQRDSPGVNGTSTLSPYLAAGVLSCRECLLAALEADGGPLAPAPVRSRGPAAWIDELIWREFFRHLIVGYPRLCMGSSFNRVYDAVRWSTPDERFEAWRDGRTGIPIVDAAMRQLASTGWMHNRCRMIVASFLTKNLFIDWRHGERHFMCTLIDGDLAANNGGWQWAASTGADAVPYFRVFNPVSQAHRFDAEGAFVRRYVPELATVPSPAIHEPWTLQPSRRRSLDYPGPIVDLAASRRRAIEAFAAARSKARRP, from the coding sequence GTGCGCCCGCTTGTCTGGTTCCGCTCCGATCTTCGCACACACGACAACCCGGCCTTTTCCGCAGCCACGCACGCGGCGGATCGGGGTGTGGTCGCCGTGTTTCTGATCGCGGCAAGGCAGTGGCGGAAGCACGATTGCTCGCCCGCTCGCGTAGATTTTGTTCTCAGGAGCCTGGTCGAACTCTCAGCAGCGCTGCGCAGACTGAATGTGCCATTGCGCGTTCTTGAAGCGCCCATGTTCGCCGACGCTTCACGCGCGTTGCTGGCGATCGCGCGGGAGCATTCGTGTGACGCACTGTACTTCAACCGCGAGCTCGAGATCAACGAGTTTCGGCGCGACCAAGCGGTTGTGGTCGCGTTCGAGCGTGCCGGTCTGCGTGTGTTCACCCACGACGACGCCACCGTCCTTCCTCCGGGTTCGGTTCGCACCGGCGAAGGGCGATTCCATCGGGTCTACACGCCGTTCCGCAAGGCGTTTGCGGCCGAGTTTGCCCGACGCGAAGGCGTTGAGCTCGCGCCCTCGCCTCGCAGGCAGGAGGCGATGCCGTGCCCGCCCGATGGCGTTCCAGCATCGCTACCCGATTTCAACGGGGCAACGCGGTCGGACCTCTGGCCCGCCGGCGAACGAGCCGCACGCCGCCGGCTCGGTGTGTTCATAGACAGTCGCATCGCCGAGTATCACGCACAGCGAGACTCGCCGGGCGTCAATGGCACGAGCACGCTCTCGCCCTACCTTGCCGCTGGCGTGCTGTCGTGCCGGGAATGCCTGCTAGCCGCGCTCGAGGCCGACGGCGGGCCGCTCGCGCCCGCGCCGGTTCGCTCGCGCGGCCCGGCCGCGTGGATCGACGAACTCATCTGGCGCGAGTTCTTTCGCCACCTCATCGTCGGCTACCCGCGGCTCTGCATGGGGTCGAGTTTCAACCGCGTCTACGACGCGGTCCGCTGGAGTACGCCCGACGAACGGTTCGAAGCGTGGCGCGACGGCCGGACAGGTATCCCCATCGTCGATGCGGCCATGCGCCAGCTCGCCTCGACCGGCTGGATGCACAACCGTTGCCGCATGATCGTCGCGTCGTTCCTGACCAAGAACCTTTTCATCGACTGGCGGCACGGTGAGCGGCATTTCATGTGCACCCTCATCGACGGCGACCTCGCGGCCAACAACGGCGGCTGGCAGTGGGCCGCGTCCACGGGTGCGGACGCCGTGCCGTACTTCCGCGTCTTCAATCCCGTCAGCCAGGCCCATCGCTTCGACGCCGAGGGGGCGTTCGTCCGCCGGTACGTCCCCGAACTGGCGACAGTGCCCTCACCGGCGATCCATGAGCCGTGGACCTTGCAGCCTTCGCGGCGGCGCTCGCTCGACTACCCTGGGCCGATCGTGGACCTCGCGGCCAGCCGTCGGCGGGCGATCGAGGCTTTCGCCGCGGCTCGTAGCAAGGCACGGCGGCCGTGA
- a CDS encoding helix-turn-helix domain-containing protein gives MSVQTVPLPEAPAGVGLLTTEEAARYLSISAKEMERMRREGRGPRWAKFSRKLVRYSIEELREWVAQRTVSNTAEGKAMLRREGGAA, from the coding sequence ATGTCCGTACAGACTGTCCCCCTGCCCGAAGCCCCTGCGGGCGTCGGCCTCCTCACGACCGAGGAGGCGGCGCGGTACCTGAGCATCTCGGCGAAGGAAATGGAGCGCATGCGCCGCGAGGGGCGCGGCCCCCGATGGGCCAAGTTCTCGCGGAAGCTGGTGCGCTACAGCATCGAAGAACTGCGCGAGTGGGTCGCCCAGCGGACCGTGAGCAACACGGCCGAGGGCAAGGCGATGCTGCGCCGGGAAGGCGGGGCCGCCTGA